In one window of Nocardia brasiliensis DNA:
- the purE gene encoding 5-(carboxyamino)imidazole ribonucleotide mutase, translating into MTTPQVGLIMGSDSDWPTMEAAAHALAEFGIRFEVGVVSAHRTPQRMLDYAREAAGRGLQVIIAGAGGAAHLPGMVASATALPVIGVPVPLKYLDGMDSLLSIVQMPAGVPVATVSIGGARNAGLLAVRILAAHDPALRTRMEQFQADLEKLVLDKDEALRTKLLG; encoded by the coding sequence ATGACCACTCCGCAGGTAGGCCTGATCATGGGCAGCGACTCCGACTGGCCGACCATGGAGGCCGCCGCGCACGCCTTGGCGGAGTTCGGGATTCGTTTCGAGGTCGGGGTCGTCTCGGCGCACCGCACACCGCAGCGGATGCTCGATTACGCGCGCGAGGCCGCGGGCCGCGGGCTGCAGGTGATCATCGCCGGTGCGGGCGGCGCCGCCCACCTGCCCGGCATGGTCGCCTCCGCGACCGCGCTGCCCGTGATCGGCGTCCCCGTTCCGCTCAAATACCTCGACGGCATGGATTCGCTGCTCTCGATCGTCCAGATGCCCGCCGGCGTCCCGGTGGCGACGGTCTCCATCGGCGGCGCCCGCAACGCGGGTCTGCTCGCCGTCCGCATCCTCGCCGCCCACGACCCCGCCCTGCGCACCCGCATGGAACAGTTCCAAGCCGATCTGGAAAAGCTGGTACTCGACAAAGACGAGGCCCTACGCACCAAACTCCTCGGCTGA